From the genome of Scytonema hofmannii PCC 7110, one region includes:
- the cas3 gene encoding CRISPR-associated helicase Cas3', whose amino-acid sequence MFKRLLAKSYQKDENDTRKKGAATYTGHISFVMQAADVLVDKLGMAILQQLGIQHIGLDSLAATVKLGAYLHDWGKANQHFQEMVYFKTIDPKSIDPNIQNYRKKIGDSLKARLNRQMLRHEVISGILALQVPCFREWLEKCPNANLTIAVWAAMGHHLKIGSSKDGTPSGCIAEIPSGTGDELKIYTSHSDFLTVLKMGSQSLGLPKQLPEFPTKIWTDKQLLTALTNLRNEFIDFEPDWEQQKFIAAVKATVIAADLAGSALPELEEDFQEWIKEVLSLQLSKQELNKLVQQRLNGKKLRQFQELIAKSKHRVTLVKAGCGTGKTVAAYAWGEKWAVGRKLFFSYPTTGTASQGYIDYADGTEIEAALMHSRADLDRELLFSGDEDDRESIDSKLMAFQAGRKKLIVCTVDSVLGLIQNNRKPLYSWSALAQSAFVFDEVHAFDLRLFGALLKFIKAFRGVPILLMSASFSPQQLSAIQQVLAEQGEDLGEPIEGPKELEELPRYDITYIPEISNFEELTEVWESVIEALRNQQKVLWVTNSVKTCIEIYRIAQVKLAEQLPEFSITPLIYHSRFRYKDRVKKHQAVIEAFKQDEPVLAITTQVCEMSLDLSADLLISAIAPAAALIQRLGRLNRRMSKVEEGAKLAIIYSWDNPKPYNEVEISTGKQLIQEFSGKTGISQRDLAEFSASLNSKEIPEVKSNWLEDNWCTYPNSLREAGYTMTVLLGEDEPEIWKIAEQKEQELLKKHQNVSRIKLFKQEAQKWTVPIRIESDYYTWKRRGFYPVTPIGRIPYSEEVGAEQ is encoded by the coding sequence ATGTTTAAAAGATTGTTAGCTAAATCTTATCAAAAAGACGAAAATGATACGAGAAAAAAAGGTGCTGCAACGTACACTGGACATATCAGTTTTGTCATGCAAGCAGCTGATGTTTTGGTAGATAAATTGGGTATGGCTATTCTCCAACAATTGGGAATACAGCATATTGGTTTAGATTCCTTGGCAGCCACAGTCAAATTAGGTGCATATTTGCACGATTGGGGTAAAGCTAATCAACACTTTCAAGAAATGGTTTACTTTAAAACCATCGACCCAAAATCGATAGACCCAAACATTCAAAATTATAGAAAGAAGATTGGAGACTCTTTAAAAGCACGTTTAAATAGACAAATGTTGCGTCATGAAGTGATTAGCGGCATTTTAGCACTACAAGTTCCCTGCTTTCGAGAATGGCTAGAAAAATGCCCCAATGCAAATTTAACGATCGCAGTTTGGGCTGCAATGGGACATCATTTAAAAATTGGTTCAAGCAAAGATGGGACGCCATCAGGTTGTATTGCGGAAATTCCTTCTGGTACGGGAGATGAATTAAAAATCTACACCTCTCATTCTGATTTTCTCACAGTTCTAAAAATGGGAAGTCAATCTTTGGGATTGCCCAAACAATTACCAGAATTTCCAACGAAAATTTGGACTGACAAGCAATTATTAACAGCTTTAACAAATTTACGTAATGAATTTATTGATTTTGAACCTGATTGGGAGCAACAAAAATTTATTGCAGCAGTCAAAGCAACAGTCATCGCAGCAGATTTAGCTGGTTCTGCACTTCCCGAACTAGAGGAAGATTTTCAAGAATGGATTAAAGAAGTTTTATCACTACAACTCTCAAAGCAAGAGTTAAATAAACTAGTCCAACAACGGTTGAATGGTAAAAAATTACGACAATTTCAAGAGTTAATTGCTAAATCTAAACATCGGGTGACGTTGGTGAAGGCTGGTTGCGGAACAGGTAAAACGGTTGCAGCGTATGCTTGGGGGGAAAAATGGGCTGTTGGGCGTAAATTATTTTTCTCCTATCCAACAACAGGTACAGCATCTCAAGGTTATATCGACTATGCAGATGGAACGGAAATTGAAGCAGCTTTAATGCATTCTCGTGCTGATTTAGACAGGGAATTACTATTTTCTGGAGATGAAGACGATCGTGAAAGCATCGATTCTAAACTGATGGCTTTTCAAGCAGGGCGCAAAAAATTAATTGTTTGTACAGTTGATTCAGTGTTAGGTTTAATTCAAAATAATCGTAAACCGCTTTACTCATGGTCTGCATTGGCACAATCTGCTTTTGTCTTTGATGAGGTTCATGCTTTTGATTTGCGTCTGTTTGGAGCCTTATTAAAATTTATTAAAGCTTTTAGAGGTGTGCCAATTTTATTAATGAGTGCAAGTTTTAGTCCTCAACAGTTGTCAGCGATTCAACAAGTGTTGGCAGAACAGGGAGAAGATTTAGGAGAACCAATTGAAGGGCCAAAAGAATTAGAAGAATTGCCCCGTTATGACATCACTTATATTCCCGAAATCAGTAACTTTGAAGAACTAACAGAAGTTTGGGAATCTGTTATTGAAGCCTTACGAAACCAACAAAAAGTGTTATGGGTAACTAACTCAGTAAAAACTTGTATTGAAATTTATCGGATTGCACAAGTAAAACTTGCGGAACAATTACCAGAATTTTCGATTACTCCATTAATTTATCACAGTCGATTCCGTTACAAAGACAGGGTGAAAAAACATCAAGCTGTCATTGAAGCATTCAAACAAGATGAACCTGTTTTGGCTATTACTACTCAAGTCTGTGAAATGTCTTTAGATTTGAGTGCTGATTTATTAATTTCTGCGATCGCTCCTGCAGCAGCTTTAATCCAACGATTAGGACGCCTCAACCGCAGGATGAGTAAAGTAGAAGAAGGAGCAAAACTAGCAATTATTTATTCTTGGGATAATCCAAAACCCTACAACGAAGTAGAAATCTCTACAGGGAAGCAGTTGATTCAAGAATTTTCAGGAAAGACAGGTATTTCTCAACGAGATTTAGCAGAATTTTCAGCAAGTCTTAATTCTAAAGAAATTCCAGAAGTTAAATCAAATTGGCTAGAAGATAATTGGTGTACGTATCCAAATTCTTTACGGGAAGCAGGATACACAATGACTGTTCTTTTGGGTGAAGATGAACCAGAAATTTGGAAAATTGCCGAACAAAAAGAACAGGAATTATTAAAAAAACATCAGAATGTGTCGCGTATCAAGTTATTTAAACAAGAAGCACAGAAATGGACAGTACCTATCCGTATTGAATCAGATTATTATACCTGGAAACGGAGAGGATTTTATCCTGTAACACCAATAGGCAGAATTCCCTACAGTGAAGAGGTAGGAGCAGAACAGTGA
- the cas6 gene encoding type I-MYXAN CRISPR-associated protein Cas6/Cmx6, producing MIASVGFSASQDVDLGLEPFVELCFPVRGKYLPADHGYALFCSWVDLDSEIRKQKTVSILTVPGFPDKQGKIILNEYSCLRVRVPIPLIPLAYKLAGKSIRLGIHEIQIGIPEIFTLKPASKLKSRIVVIKGHSEPQSFLVAAQRQLDDMEISAQISIPKDRQGEFCRKTIKVKRYTIVGFTTEVSDLSDDDSIKLQQWGIGGKRHMGCGYFLPFKGGRNV from the coding sequence ATGATTGCATCGGTGGGTTTTTCGGCGTCTCAGGATGTAGATTTAGGGCTTGAGCCATTCGTTGAGCTATGTTTTCCAGTGCGAGGAAAATATTTACCTGCGGATCATGGCTATGCACTCTTTTGTAGTTGGGTTGATCTCGATTCAGAAATACGCAAGCAGAAAACTGTCAGTATTTTGACTGTTCCTGGCTTTCCTGACAAACAAGGAAAAATAATTCTGAACGAATATTCGTGTTTGCGTGTTCGCGTACCAATCCCATTAATTCCCTTGGCTTATAAGTTGGCTGGAAAATCTATTCGTTTGGGAATACATGAAATTCAAATCGGTATTCCCGAAATATTTACATTGAAACCTGCTAGCAAACTCAAGTCTAGAATTGTTGTCATTAAGGGACATAGCGAACCTCAATCGTTTCTAGTAGCAGCACAACGTCAGCTTGATGATATGGAAATTTCTGCTCAAATTTCCATCCCTAAAGATAGACAGGGCGAATTCTGTCGCAAAACTATCAAAGTTAAACGTTATACGATAGTGGGTTTTACAACGGAAGTTTCTGATTTGAGTGACGACGATTCTATCAAGTTACAACAATGGGGAATTGGTGGTAAAAGACACATGGGTTGTGGATATTTCTTACCTTTTAAGGGAGGTAGAAATGTTTAA
- the cas8a1 gene encoding type I-MYXAN CRISPR-associated Cas8a1/Cmx1, with product MNLELDLGNPCFTLLHRAGLAGLWMTLKQLEKEKVKVPSEFNWQLSKRKVNLNWNGSDRDILEWFLKESFQLNDGIIALRGLDTQSMREDAQVIVHQGILGTLLQHTSTHKSDGVVAKSLSLGENEPEIQVKYKSLTSYAYQEFAGNLCDKNGQFLTNPISVAGWLNPGAAVRHIAFSSDTSFEENPENAFILLFAPVACYYYILRSKLRDKRAQYALVIPEITDLAKYAKYRQNQQLRNAIYKDFHASGLGDAGLRFLTKDTTVDITKTFGIQRCQVLTLGTVAWATQQKTRTDMYVVEATDENCHNYQVCDAWLPDRAIAGKEGGFVATSFAKELIAENLAKKLPWYSGISEKVNSNELFQKLAYERGGLFQVIQKVQSDEREKLFVKTCHEAINYTFGRISDVAKKRGESPNFDRETIRIRTGLSRCKNSDSFREFITDFWSRAGKIPTLQKHWEELIEFVMLEKNWKKSRDLALLALASYKGTGSSNRDKDDSDEGDPVDDDTFDEENAPDIL from the coding sequence GTGAATTTAGAATTGGATTTAGGTAATCCTTGTTTTACCTTGTTACATCGTGCTGGTTTAGCTGGATTATGGATGACTTTAAAGCAATTAGAAAAAGAAAAAGTTAAAGTGCCATCTGAATTCAATTGGCAACTTAGCAAACGCAAAGTCAACTTAAATTGGAATGGAAGCGATCGCGACATTTTAGAATGGTTTCTCAAAGAGTCTTTTCAATTAAATGATGGCATTATCGCATTACGTGGGTTGGATACTCAATCCATGCGCGAAGATGCACAGGTAATAGTCCATCAAGGAATTTTAGGGACTCTTTTACAGCATACTAGTACTCACAAATCCGATGGAGTTGTGGCAAAATCTTTATCTTTAGGAGAGAATGAGCCAGAAATTCAAGTTAAATACAAAAGTTTGACAAGTTATGCGTATCAAGAATTTGCTGGTAATTTATGTGATAAAAATGGACAATTTTTAACTAATCCAATTAGTGTTGCTGGGTGGTTAAATCCTGGTGCAGCCGTCAGACATATTGCTTTTAGTTCCGATACAAGTTTTGAGGAAAACCCAGAAAATGCTTTTATTTTATTATTTGCACCTGTTGCTTGTTATTACTATATCCTTCGTTCTAAATTGCGAGACAAACGCGCTCAATACGCTTTAGTTATTCCAGAAATTACCGATTTAGCAAAGTATGCAAAGTATCGGCAAAATCAGCAATTACGAAATGCCATTTATAAAGATTTTCATGCTTCTGGTTTAGGTGATGCTGGTTTGAGATTTTTAACAAAGGACACAACTGTTGATATTACTAAAACTTTTGGTATACAGCGTTGTCAAGTTTTGACATTAGGAACTGTTGCATGGGCGACTCAACAAAAAACTCGTACAGATATGTATGTAGTGGAAGCAACTGATGAGAATTGCCATAACTATCAAGTTTGTGATGCTTGGTTACCAGATAGAGCGATCGCAGGTAAAGAAGGTGGATTTGTGGCTACAAGCTTTGCCAAGGAATTAATTGCTGAAAATTTAGCTAAAAAGCTACCTTGGTATTCTGGAATCTCAGAAAAAGTAAATAGTAACGAGCTTTTTCAAAAATTAGCGTATGAAAGGGGAGGATTGTTTCAAGTGATTCAAAAAGTACAGTCAGACGAACGTGAAAAACTATTCGTTAAAACTTGTCATGAAGCTATTAATTATACTTTTGGGAGAATCTCAGATGTAGCCAAAAAAAGAGGAGAATCCCCTAATTTCGACCGTGAAACTATACGTATTAGAACTGGCTTAAGTCGATGTAAAAATTCTGATAGCTTTCGAGAATTTATTACAGACTTTTGGTCAAGAGCCGGAAAAATACCTACTTTGCAGAAACATTGGGAAGAATTAATAGAATTTGTGATGTTAGAGAAAAATTGGAAAAAATCAAGAGATTTAGCCTTACTGGCATTAGCTAGTTATAAAGGGACAGGAAGTTCTAATCGAGATAAAGATGATTCTGATGAAGGCGATCCTGTTGATGATGATACTTTTGATGAAGAAAACGCT
- a CDS encoding Tll0287-like domain-containing protein: MLKNFKLRQKFTVLLLLILVVGLSLSGLALSALLRQNATNEIASRALTLIDTMTSIREYTLTQIYPELSLKLEDKFLPQVVSAYSAREVFDILRKKPEYGDFFYKEAATNPTNLRDKADSFEANILERFRKEKDLKQVSGFRSLPGGDIFYISRPLSISQQACLQCHSTPDAAPKTMIDRFGTANGFGWHLNEIVAAQFVSLPASKVIEKAHQSSLLIIGLVSSIFVVVIHLVNVFLNRQVILPLKRITRIAEEVSTGHLDIDFDGVSNDEIGNLVNAFRRMKLSLEMAMRRIKRTNGVM, from the coding sequence ATGTTAAAAAATTTTAAATTGAGACAAAAATTTACAGTTTTACTACTCCTAATTCTTGTAGTAGGTTTGAGTTTAAGTGGGCTAGCTCTTTCTGCATTGCTGAGACAGAATGCGACAAATGAAATAGCCTCAAGAGCTTTAACACTCATTGACACAATGACTTCTATACGGGAGTACACACTTACCCAAATCTATCCAGAACTCTCTTTGAAACTGGAAGACAAGTTTCTGCCTCAAGTTGTATCCGCATATTCAGCACGAGAAGTTTTTGACATTCTCCGGAAAAAACCAGAATATGGGGACTTCTTTTATAAAGAAGCTGCAACAAATCCTACAAATCTTCGGGATAAAGCTGATAGTTTTGAAGCTAACATTTTAGAGCGTTTTAGAAAAGAAAAAGATTTAAAACAGGTAAGTGGATTTCGTTCGCTTCCTGGTGGCGACATATTTTATATTTCCCGTCCGCTATCAATTAGCCAACAAGCTTGTCTTCAGTGTCATAGTACTCCTGATGCTGCTCCAAAAACTATGATTGACCGTTTTGGAACAGCCAATGGATTTGGTTGGCACTTAAATGAAATTGTAGCAGCTCAATTTGTATCTTTACCAGCAAGTAAGGTTATTGAAAAAGCTCATCAATCCTCTTTATTAATTATAGGACTTGTTTCTTCTATTTTTGTCGTGGTTATCCATTTAGTCAATGTCTTTTTGAATCGACAAGTTATTCTTCCTCTTAAGCGGATAACTCGTATTGCTGAGGAAGTGAGTACAGGGCATTTAGATATCGACTTCGATGGAGTTTCTAACGATGAAATTGGTAATCTTGTCAATGCTTTCAGACGAATGAAATTAAGTTTAGAAATGGCAATGAGAAGAATCAAGCGTACAAATGGTGTTATGTAA